A window of the Labrus mixtus chromosome 8, fLabMix1.1, whole genome shotgun sequence genome harbors these coding sequences:
- the c8h1orf35 gene encoding multiple myeloma tumor-associated protein 2, giving the protein MFGSSRSGGIRGGQDQFNWDDVKVDKHRENYLGNSLMAPVGRWQKGKDLTWYSKDKKGGDALSKAEELAAVKAAEHEALMAALGHKNIKRQPTGLTKEDLADVCRREEADGEERDVDRVSGLGSSSTGSKKMVLSQKEKEAAKMGLPVFTHHKAEHCQETSATKTPQSEEKGEVEQRHESKKKKKEKKSKKEKKKKEKKKKRQRRDSSSSESDDNRKKQRKDHHHHNPSYHSQSGAKPHDSHSRGGAKADRQPTYPHHRQQRHDTDSSDGGSPVPRNPVSHKTAPAGATQSHRRRHDTDSDD; this is encoded by the exons ATGTTTGGTTCCTCAAGATCTGGAGGCATCCGAGGGGGGCAGGACCAGTTCAACTGGGATGACGTGAAGGtcgacaaacacagagaaaattaCCTCG GGAACTCTTTGATGGCACCAGTAGGACGGTGGCAAAAAGGCAAGGATCTGACATGGtattcaaaagacaaaaaaggcgGCGATGCTTTGTCAAAAGCAGAAGAACTTGCTGCTGTGAAGGCTGCAGAGCATGAAGCACTGATGGCTGCACT CGGGCACAAGAATATAAAGAGGCAACCAACTGGTTTGACTAAggag GAccttgcagatgtttgcaggAGAGAAGAAGCTGATGGTGAGGAAAGAGATGTGGACCGTGTCTCAGGCTTGGGAAGCTCCAG TACAGGGTCAAAGAAAATGGTGCTCTCccaaaaggaaaaagaagctgCTAAAATGGGCTTGCCTGTTTTCACT CACCACAAAGCAGAGCACTGTCAGGAAACCTCCGCAACAAAAACACCTCAGAGTGAAGAAAAGGGGGAAGTAGAACAACG ACAcgagagcaaaaagaaaaagaaagaaaaaaagagcaaaaaggagaagaagaagaaggaaaaaaagaagaaaaggcaaAGAAGAGACTCATCCTCCTCGGAGTCAGACGACAACAGAAAgaa gCAGAGAAAGGaccaccatcatcataatcCATCATACCATAGTCAGAGTGGAGCCAAACCCCATGACAGCCATTCAAGGGGGGGAGCAAAGGCCGACCGGCAGCCCACCTACCCCCATCATCGGCAGCAACGGCATGACACAGACTCCTCGGACGGGGGGTCTCCTGTCCCCCGTAACCCTGTCAGCCACAAGACGGCCCCTGCTGGTGCCACACAAAGCCACAGGCGGCGCCACGACACAGACTCGGACGACTAA
- the arf1 gene encoding ADP-ribosylation factor 1: MGGFLSALFNMKKDMRILMVGLDAAGKTTILYKLKLGEIVTTIPTIGFNVETVEYKNISFTVWDVGGQDKIRPLWRHYFQNTQGLIFVVDSNDRERIAEAREELMRMLAEDELRDAVLLVFANKQDLPNAMNAAELTDKMGLHSLRDKNWYIQATCATTGQGLYEGLDWLSSQLKNR; this comes from the exons ATGGGGGGCTTTTTGTCAGCGCTCTTCAATATGAAGAAGGACATGAGGATCCTCATGGTGGGTTTGGATGCCGCTGGAAAGACGACAATTTTGTACAAGCTTAAACTAGGAGAGATTGTGACTACCATTCCCACGATAG GTTTTAATGTTGAGACAGTAGAGTACAAGAACATCAGTTTCACTGTATGGGATGTCGGCGGGCAAGACAAAATCCGACCGCTTTGGCGTCACTACTTCCAGAACACAcaag GTCTCATCTTTGTTGTGGACAGCAACGACAGAGAGCGAATTGCTGAGGCTCGTGAAGAGCTCATGAGAATGTTGGCGGAGGATGAGCTGCGTGACGCTGTGCTATTAGTATTTGCCAACAAACAG GACCTTCCGAATGCCATGAATGCAGCAGAACTCACAGACAAGATGGGGCTTCACTCCCTACGTGACAAAAACTGGTACATCCAGGCAACCTGTGCCACCACCGGGCAGGGCCTCTACGAAGGACTGGACTGGTTGTCTAGTCAGCTCAAGAACCGTTAA